One Pseudomonas sp. AN-1 genomic region harbors:
- a CDS encoding phosphoribosyltransferase family protein, whose amino-acid sequence MDSKPAGERFRLYSAPQLVAVIDAMARQAAALFQPSQEVALVGILRRGEPLAARLQQALVARGLPRWPLYPLHLKRYADDLSLLHPETALTENPDLAALDLARTRLLLVDDVLYEGHSLLRACAWLARLGAAEVRSAVLVDRCVSRQPVRADITGLRLQVAPTDIIECNVPPYEKEFCIEVLRRALN is encoded by the coding sequence ATGGACAGCAAACCTGCCGGCGAACGCTTCCGCCTGTACTCGGCACCGCAGCTGGTAGCGGTGATCGACGCCATGGCGCGCCAGGCGGCAGCGCTGTTCCAGCCCAGCCAGGAGGTCGCGCTGGTCGGCATCCTGCGTCGCGGCGAGCCGCTGGCCGCACGCCTGCAACAGGCGCTGGTGGCGCGCGGCCTGCCGCGCTGGCCGCTGTATCCGCTGCACCTGAAGCGCTACGCCGACGACCTCAGCCTGCTGCACCCGGAAACCGCGCTGACCGAGAACCCCGACCTGGCCGCCCTGGACCTGGCCCGCACCCGCCTGCTGCTGGTCGACGACGTGCTCTACGAGGGCCACTCGCTGCTGCGCGCCTGCGCCTGGCTGGCCCGGCTGGGCGCCGCGGAGGTGCGCTCGGCGGTGCTGGTGGACCGCTGCGTCAGCCGCCAGCCGGTGCGCGCCGACATCACCGGCCTGCGCCTGCAGGTGGCGCCGACCGACATCATCGAGTGCAACGTGCCGCCCTACGAGAAGGAGTTCTGCATCGAGGTGCTGCGCCGGGCGCTGAACTGA
- a CDS encoding adenosine deaminase, translating to MDLETYLRALPKAELHLHIEGTLEPELMFALAARNGVALPWASVEETRAAYAFSDLQSFLDLYYAGAAALLHEQDFHDLAMAYFERAAADGVVHAELFFDPQTHTARGVPFETVLDGLERACREAQSRYEISSRLILCFLRHLSEEDGFATLEQALPHLSRIHGVGLDSSERGHPPSKFARLFERCRELGLHVVAHAGEEGPPAYIVEALDLLRVERIDHGVRAAEDPALLERLARDQVPLTVCPLSNVRLCVFPRLADHNLKSLLDAGLKVTINSDDPAYFGGYVLENYRQTAAALGLSRAELACIARNSLEAAFVDDAERAPWLARLEALDA from the coding sequence ATGGATCTCGAGACCTACCTGCGCGCCCTGCCCAAGGCCGAACTGCACCTGCACATCGAGGGCACCCTGGAGCCGGAGCTGATGTTCGCCCTGGCCGCACGCAACGGCGTCGCCCTGCCCTGGGCCAGCGTCGAGGAAACCCGCGCTGCCTACGCCTTCAGCGACCTGCAGAGCTTCCTCGACCTCTACTACGCCGGCGCCGCCGCGCTGCTCCACGAACAGGACTTCCACGACCTGGCGATGGCCTACTTCGAGCGCGCTGCCGCCGACGGCGTGGTGCACGCCGAGCTGTTCTTCGACCCGCAGACCCACACCGCCCGCGGGGTGCCTTTCGAGACCGTGCTGGACGGCCTGGAGCGCGCCTGCCGCGAGGCGCAGAGTCGCTACGAGATCAGTTCGCGACTGATCCTCTGCTTCCTGCGCCACCTCAGCGAGGAGGACGGCTTCGCCACCCTGGAGCAGGCGCTGCCGCACCTGTCGCGCATCCACGGCGTCGGCCTCGACTCCTCCGAGCGCGGCCATCCGCCGAGCAAGTTCGCCCGCCTGTTCGAGCGCTGCCGCGAGCTGGGCCTGCACGTCGTCGCCCACGCCGGCGAGGAAGGCCCGCCGGCCTACATCGTCGAGGCGCTGGACCTGCTCAGGGTGGAGCGCATCGACCACGGCGTGCGCGCCGCCGAGGACCCGGCGCTGCTCGAGCGCCTGGCCCGCGACCAGGTGCCGCTGACCGTCTGCCCGCTGTCCAACGTCAGGCTGTGCGTGTTCCCGCGCCTGGCCGACCACAACCTGAAGAGCCTGCTCGACGCCGGTCTCAAGGTGACGATCAACTCCGACGATCCGGCCTACTTCGGCGGCTACGTGCTGGAGAACTACCGGCAGACCGCCGCGGCGCTCGGGCTGAGCCGCGCCGAGCTGGCATGCATCGCCCGCAACAGCCTGGAGGCCGCCTTCGTCGACGATGCCGAGCGCGCCCCCTGGCTGGCACGGCTGGAGGCGCTGGACGCCTGA
- a CDS encoding L,D-transpeptidase family protein yields the protein MAILLLASPFSFAATAPEPAGGTLRHALEQPQPTLACAAPAVHLTETERAALLEFYRQHAFAPVWQAGARLAGLLEQLEQLSDDGLSPDDYQVATLRRLGQQANGQAAHADCADLLASHAYLQALRHLAWGKLDRASVEPLWHSPQVQPPPRPTLPTPQAATGLDDLPATFTQARPQLPAYANLRRAWAELRRQPLPDWETVPAGPLLRPGRSDPRVPLLERRLAAAGYLGETATSTRRADASGERYDPLLVDALEAFQRRHQLQPDGVLGPATLAELNVSPAARRDQVRVNLERLRWLAREMEPTMVVVDVAGARIAFQRNGEEVWQARTQVGRPERATPLLKSRISHLTLNPTWTVPPTIMREDKLPEIRRDIGFLDTHQLRVLDYQGNTLDPHQVDWNDPRGILLRQEAGPKNPLGRVAIRFPNPFSVYLHDTPSQHLFDKLPRVFSSGCVRVEQVVRLLDYLLEDASPAQRARFEEQLASGRTRDFGLPQPVPILLAYWTAEADRDGRLRFRPDMYQHDARILAALNSVRP from the coding sequence TTGGCAATCCTGCTGCTCGCCAGCCCATTTTCTTTTGCCGCCACTGCGCCGGAGCCGGCGGGCGGGACGCTGCGCCATGCCCTCGAGCAGCCGCAGCCGACGCTGGCCTGCGCCGCGCCGGCAGTCCACCTGACCGAGACGGAGCGCGCGGCCCTGCTCGAGTTCTATCGCCAGCATGCCTTCGCCCCCGTCTGGCAGGCCGGCGCCCGGCTGGCCGGCCTGCTGGAGCAGCTCGAACAGCTGAGCGACGACGGTCTGTCCCCCGACGACTACCAGGTGGCCACGCTGCGCCGCCTGGGGCAGCAGGCCAATGGCCAGGCGGCGCATGCCGACTGCGCCGACCTGCTGGCCAGCCATGCCTACCTGCAGGCGCTGCGGCACCTCGCCTGGGGCAAGCTCGACCGCGCCAGCGTGGAGCCGCTCTGGCACTCGCCGCAGGTCCAGCCCCCGCCGCGCCCGACGCTGCCGACGCCCCAGGCCGCCACGGGCCTCGACGACCTGCCGGCAACCTTCACCCAGGCCCGCCCGCAGCTGCCCGCCTACGCCAACCTGCGCCGCGCCTGGGCCGAGCTGCGCCGCCAGCCGCTGCCGGACTGGGAGACCGTTCCCGCCGGCCCGCTGCTGCGCCCCGGGCGCAGCGATCCGCGCGTGCCACTGCTGGAACGCCGCCTTGCGGCCGCGGGCTACCTGGGCGAAACGGCCACCAGCACCCGCCGCGCCGACGCCAGCGGCGAGCGCTACGACCCGCTGCTGGTGGATGCGCTGGAGGCCTTCCAACGCCGCCACCAGTTGCAGCCCGATGGCGTGCTCGGCCCGGCGACCCTGGCCGAACTGAACGTCAGCCCCGCCGCCCGCCGCGACCAGGTGCGGGTCAACCTCGAGCGCCTGCGCTGGCTGGCCCGCGAAATGGAGCCGACCATGGTGGTGGTGGATGTCGCCGGCGCGCGGATCGCCTTCCAGCGCAACGGCGAGGAGGTCTGGCAGGCGCGCACCCAGGTCGGTCGCCCCGAGCGCGCCACGCCGCTGCTCAAGTCGCGCATCAGCCACCTGACCCTCAACCCGACCTGGACGGTGCCGCCGACCATCATGCGCGAGGACAAGCTGCCGGAAATCCGCCGCGACATCGGCTTCCTCGATACCCACCAGCTGCGCGTGCTGGACTACCAGGGCAACACCCTCGACCCCCACCAGGTCGACTGGAACGATCCCCGCGGCATCCTGCTGCGCCAGGAGGCCGGCCCGAAGAATCCGCTGGGACGGGTCGCCATCCGTTTCCCCAACCCGTTTTCCGTGTACCTGCACGACACCCCCAGCCAGCACCTCTTCGACAAGCTGCCGCGGGTGTTCAGCTCCGGCTGCGTGCGGGTCGAGCAGGTCGTGCGCCTGCTCGATTACCTGCTGGAAGACGCCAGCCCGGCCCAGCGCGCGCGCTTCGAGGAGCAGCTGGCCAGCGGGCGCACGCGCGATTTCGGACTGCCGCAGCCGGTGCCCATCCTGCTCGCCTACTGGACGGCCGAGGCCGACCGCGACGGCCGCCTGCGCTTCCGCCCGGACATGTACCAGCACGACGCACGCATCCTCGCGGCCCTGAACTCTGTCCGTCCGTGA
- a CDS encoding murein L,D-transpeptidase catalytic domain family protein: MTRLIRSLWLAAAVAAFSTPLMASTASAPSLEQSLAKAAPTLNKKVLRHALAAMQCAINNGSEPADRLAVIDFSRPSTERRLWVFDLKRKTLLLRELVAHGQGSGENFATRFSNTEGSHQSSIGLFRTAETYHGQHGYSLRMDGLEPGINDRARERAIVIHPADYVDPRWISRHGRIGRSHGCPAVRPEVARMVVDSLKGGQFMFSWYPDRQWLRSSAYLNCKPQRVAAILAAGKDSEG, from the coding sequence ATGACCAGGCTGATTCGTTCGCTCTGGCTGGCCGCAGCGGTTGCGGCTTTCTCGACGCCACTGATGGCCAGCACCGCCAGCGCTCCGTCGCTGGAGCAGAGCCTGGCGAAGGCGGCGCCTACCCTGAACAAGAAAGTTCTGCGCCATGCCCTGGCAGCCATGCAGTGCGCGATCAACAACGGCTCCGAACCGGCCGACCGCCTGGCCGTCATCGACTTCTCGCGGCCCTCGACGGAGCGGCGCCTGTGGGTATTCGATCTCAAGCGCAAGACCCTTCTGCTGCGCGAGCTGGTCGCCCATGGCCAGGGCTCCGGCGAGAACTTCGCCACCCGCTTCTCCAACACCGAGGGCAGCCACCAGTCGAGCATCGGCCTGTTCCGCACCGCGGAAACCTACCACGGCCAGCACGGCTACTCGCTGCGCATGGACGGCCTGGAACCCGGCATCAACGACCGCGCCCGCGAGCGCGCCATCGTCATCCATCCGGCCGACTATGTCGACCCGCGCTGGATCAGCCGCCACGGCCGCATCGGCCGCAGCCACGGCTGCCCGGCGGTGCGCCCGGAAGTGGCGCGCATGGTGGTAGACAGCCTCAAGGGCGGCCAGTTCATGTTTTCCTGGTACCCCGACCGCCAGTGGCTGCGCTCCTCCGCCTACCTCAACTGCAAACCGCAGCGGGTGGCGGCCATCCTCGCCGCCGGCAAGGATTCGGAGGGCTGA
- a CDS encoding GspH/FimT family pseudopilin, translated as MTMARGRLARACPRQRGFTMIELMVTLAVLAILLGIGMPAFQEVSLSTTLRSEANKLAAAAQLARSEAIKSNAVVRICISSDGATCTSASGASWENGWIVIRGSTVLLSQAVAKDGYRILSSVSQIDFQPSGVGAGQATLKVCRATPSVGTQDRQVTISATGHTSVDKGSSGTCS; from the coding sequence ATGACCATGGCGCGCGGAAGGTTGGCAAGGGCATGCCCGCGGCAACGCGGCTTCACCATGATCGAACTGATGGTGACGCTGGCCGTGCTGGCAATCCTGCTGGGGATAGGCATGCCGGCCTTCCAGGAGGTATCGCTGAGCACAACGCTGCGCTCCGAGGCCAACAAGCTGGCGGCAGCGGCGCAACTGGCGCGCAGCGAAGCGATCAAGAGCAATGCGGTGGTGCGGATATGCATATCCTCCGACGGCGCGACCTGCACCAGCGCCTCGGGCGCAAGCTGGGAGAACGGCTGGATCGTGATACGGGGCAGCACCGTGCTGCTCAGCCAGGCAGTAGCGAAAGACGGCTACAGGATCCTTTCCTCGGTCAGCCAGATCGACTTCCAGCCCTCCGGGGTCGGCGCTGGCCAGGCCACACTCAAGGTCTGCCGGGCTACCCCCTCGGTCGGCACTCAGGACCGTCAGGTAACCATCAGCGCAACCGGTCATACCAGCGTGGACAAGGGCAGCTCGGGTACCTGCTCGTGA